In a single window of the Terriglobus roseus genome:
- a CDS encoding glucosamine-6-phosphate deaminase produces MDVRVFPTKEQMGRAAAQDIGKALRLRLSSQSHVRVVFAAAPSQSTMLSALRQEPGIDWSRVTAFHMDEYLGLSQDAPQRFGNWLMHEFFHHVPLGQVHLMNPGVRPEDACAEYERLLAPEPIDIVLLGIGTNGHLAFNDPPADLKDTRLVKRVTLDAACREQQVFDECFPSLEAVPQEAMTMTTPALLRAKEIFGCVPGEHKSAAVQAMLEEPVSGACPATALRTHPHCTVYLDFASASRSRLSERF; encoded by the coding sequence ATGGATGTAAGAGTGTTTCCGACCAAGGAACAGATGGGAAGGGCGGCCGCACAGGACATCGGTAAAGCCCTGCGCCTCCGCCTCTCATCACAGTCTCATGTGCGCGTCGTCTTCGCCGCAGCACCAAGTCAAAGCACAATGCTCTCGGCGCTGCGGCAAGAGCCTGGTATCGATTGGTCGCGCGTTACGGCGTTCCACATGGATGAGTATCTTGGTCTTTCACAGGACGCTCCGCAGCGCTTCGGCAACTGGTTGATGCATGAGTTCTTCCACCATGTACCTCTGGGGCAGGTCCACCTGATGAACCCCGGTGTGCGGCCCGAGGATGCCTGTGCGGAATACGAGAGATTACTTGCGCCTGAACCCATCGACATCGTCTTACTCGGTATCGGCACGAACGGGCATCTGGCCTTCAACGATCCACCGGCCGATTTGAAGGACACGCGCCTGGTGAAGCGTGTGACGCTCGATGCCGCATGCCGCGAACAGCAGGTTTTCGATGAGTGCTTCCCCTCGCTTGAAGCGGTTCCTCAAGAAGCCATGACGATGACGACCCCTGCGCTGTTGCGTGCGAAGGAGATCTTCGGCTGTGTTCCCGGTGAGCATAAGAGTGCAGCGGTCCAGGCGATGCTGGAGGAGCCGGTGAGTGGAGCGTGTCCCGCAACCGCCCTGCGCACGCATCCCCATTGCACGGTGTATCTGGACTTCGCGTCCGCCTCGAGGAGCCGGCTCAGTGAAAGGTTTTGA